One segment of Carassius auratus strain Wakin chromosome 2, ASM336829v1, whole genome shotgun sequence DNA contains the following:
- the LOC113113664 gene encoding protein SNORC-like, with translation MGIRSSYIGLSRLIFIGALAICMAFVQSETVADSSPTLQYDNQDTLSGAGSFDVTTKIPLQEDPTESTHTYDYEDGTYSITLDEEEVVLGPGAITAIVIAVFLGASVLLALIVIMLRKFTAS, from the exons ATGGGCATCCGAAGCAGTTACATCGGTCTTTCTAGGCTTATCTTCATTGGCGCTCTGGCCATCTGCATGGCTTTTGTGCAGTCAG AAACAGTGGCTGATTCCTCCCCTACACTGCAGTATGATAATCAGGACACACTATCCGGTGCTGGAAGCTTCGATGTGACCACAAAAATACCTTTACAAGAAGACCCCACAGAGAGCACCCACACCTATGATTATGAGGACGGAACATACTCAATAACTCTGGATGAGGAAGAAG ttgtgttggGGCCAGGTGCCATCACAGCTATCGTCATCGCCGTGTTCCTCGGAGCCTCTGTTCTTCTCGCTCTCATTGTGATCATGCTCAGAAAGTTCACTGCCTCTTAA